One genomic segment of Thunnus albacares chromosome 18, fThuAlb1.1, whole genome shotgun sequence includes these proteins:
- the LOC122968889 gene encoding sperm-associated antigen 16 protein has translation MSARRKEGAVEENKESFSEEKRSAEEEDFEEAMREAASSAAPRTKHGPPKQHIILNIPEAVDDFLRNFLRRAGLSQTLDSFEAEWYGSVQKLLTETLRTSPAGVFFIPDALTHRQLLQSELETVRRETDLLRKEVLAAGESLVRMQRERDFHRQQYRRAAEDKNRLIEDFKQLKKHLESYEPALRKLDDKYQAALRQKMLLSLEKDRVQNTTDARLSQEKPRNKTERSIKKSADKSSASTSRHPKDSESPSSFSLSCSIKAHKLPISCIDLHPRKLILASASDDRSWRLWALPASGEKVGQMVLTGEDHSDWLSGCSFHPEGGKLATTSGDTTVRLWDFSRGCCVLTLSGHSQPTWGCSFHSCGHFLASCSADRTAKLWDLNSQRCRLTLRRHTASVNSIRFLPFSNLLLTCSADKTLALWDARLGVCTATFHGHQHPCNHATFDLTGEVVASCDSHGLVNLWDIRRPASAVATVDAGPLGANQVAFSPSGKMLAVASNDSLVRLVEVDSHAVSSLSGHRDGVQSVTFDHKGEIVISAGSDGLINVWSWYK, from the exons ATGTCAGCCAGGAGAAAAGAAGGAGCAGTGGAGGAGAACAAGGAGAGCTTctcagaggagaagaggagtgCTGAGGAGGAGGACTTTGAGGAGGCGATGAGGGAGGCTGCCTCCTCCGCTGCTCCCAGAACAAAACATGGACCACCCAAACAGCACATCATCCTCAACATCCCGGAGGCGGTGGATGACTTCCTGAGGAACTTCCTCCGGAGAGCCGGCTTGAGCCAGACTCTGGACAGTTTTGAGGCCGAGTGGTACGGCTCCGTGCAGAAACTGCTGACAGAAACCCTGAGGACGTCTCCAGCTGGGGTCTTCTTCATCCCTGatgctctcacacacaggcaGCTGCTCCAGAGTGAGCTGGAGACGGTCCGCAGGGAGACCGACCTGCTCAGGAAGGAGGTGCTGGCTGCAGGGGAGAGCCTGGTGAGGATGCAGCGGGAGAGGGATTTCCACCGGCAGCAGTACCGGCGAGCTGCTGAGGACAAAAACAGGCTGATTGAAGACTTCAAACAGTTGAAGAAACATCTGGAGTCCTACGAACCGGCGCTGAGGAAGCTGGACGACAAATACCAAGCAGCTCTGAGGCAGAAGATGCTCCTCAGTCTGGAAAAGGATCGAGTTCAAAACACCACAGACGCAAGACTGAGTCaagaaaaacccagaaacaagacagagagaagcatcaaaaAGAGCGCTGATAAATCGTCAGCAAGCACCAGCAGACATCCAAAAGATTCAGA AAGCCCCAGTTCCTTCAGCCTTTCCTGCTCCATCAAAGCTCACAAGCTTCCTATCAGCTGCATCGACCTGCACCCGCGAAAACTGATCCTCGCCTCTGCCAGTGACGACCGCAGCTGGAGGCTGTGGGCGCTGCCGGCCAGCGGAGAGAAG GTTGGTCAGATGGTGCTGACAGGTGAGGAtcactctgattggctgtctgGCTGCAGTTTTCACCCTGAAGGAGGAAAACTGGCAACGACCAGTGGAGACACTACA GTGCGGCTCTGGGATTTCTCTCGTGGCTGCTGTGTGTTGACGCTGTCCGGTCACAGCCAGCCCACCTGGGGCTGCTCCTTCCACTCCTGTGGTCACTTCCTGGCCTCCTGCTCCGCTGACAGAACCGCCAAGTTGTGGGACCTGAACAGCCAGCGCTGCCGCCTCACACTGCGTCGCCACACCGCCTCCGTCAACAGCATCCGCTTCCTGCCCTTCTCCaacctcctcctcacctgctcGGCTGACAAAACCCTCGCCCTGTGGGACGCCAGGCTGGGAGTCTGCACTGCCACCTTTCATGGACACCAGCACCCCTGCAACCACGCCACCTTTGACCTAACAGGCGAGGTCGTGGCCTCCTGCGACTCCCACGGCCTCGTCAACCTGTGGGACATCAGGAGGCCTGCATCAGCAGTGGCCACTGTAGATGCTGGGCCGCTGGGCGCCAACCAGGTGGCGTTCAGCCCATCGGGGAAGATGCTGGCGGTTGCCAGTAATGACAGTCTGGTCAGGCTGGTGGAGGTGGATTCCCATGCAGTGAGCAGCCTGTCGGGTCACAGAGATGGCGTACAGAGCGTGACATTTGACCACAAGGGGGAGATTGTGATATCAGCGGGGAGTGACGGGCTGATTAATGTCTGGTCGTGGTATAAATGA